One window from the genome of Oryza glaberrima chromosome 3, OglaRS2, whole genome shotgun sequence encodes:
- the LOC127766114 gene encoding uncharacterized protein LOC127766114 codes for MAPAAATIRDLLTSFSPAADFLALSSGDGRIKVWDAVRGHLQTEFADIPPVEVGGGAPAPGAKRGHLALDYTCMKWVQLSSKKKRKAGSSLLVLGTGSGDVLALDVAAGQWKWRVTDCHPGGVTAVAYSKHGRSLYTGGTDGMVCRINASDGSVVEKFKSSSKAISALAVSPDGEILATAAGQLRTFDASDNKKIQKFSGHPVAVRSMVFSGDNQYVLSSGVGERYVAIWKLGSGKTQSSSCILSMEHPAIFVDCKCSDINDTEGEIHVLAISEIGVCYFWSGTNMDDLRNKKPTKIALSDSSLSRSKQGFAIFAAKLQGIDGPNSAHVLLAYGSVVKPSFDKLLVRYGMDISLGVSDDGVLLPMIQPTKPQKGQSAKKQGIITALDHANAEDSILPLPQLHTQEKKRKHNATESSGDIQSAPHSDLSSTKLIEKRAPVQRIEDDSVCIEDMMRKCGVIDSRVDQGMEGHPSIPTSILSDLFGSSSKIDANLPNKKIRAHLRSLKPGDACELLEKLVSSWKTRSGSAEVVLRWIYCLLIIHGRFIPFEKSKKIISDLEKMCGERYKAAEDLLKLSGRLRLLMAQIVKDPNDVSELPSEEMQDSAAAQSDEEEEDDEIDETVYGEDADSSQTSDDDAE; via the exons atggcgcccgcggccgccaccaTCCGCGACCTGCTCACCTCCTTCAGCCCCGCCGCGGACTTCCTCGCCCTCTCCTCTGGCGACGGCCGCATCAAG GTATGGGACGCCGTGCGCGGCCACCTTCAGACCGAGTTCGCTGATATCCCGCCGgtggaggtgggcggcggcgcgcccgccCCCGGGGCGAAGCGCGGTCACCTCGCACTGGACTACACCTGCATGAAGTGGGTACAGCTATCGAGCAAG AAGAAGCGGAAGGCAGGGAGTTCGCTGCTGGTGCTTGGCACTGGCAGTGGAGATGTCCTTGCACTTGATGTCGCCGCAGGGCAGTGGAAGTGGAGGGTCACTGATTGCCACCCTGG GGGTGTCACAGCTGTAGCCTACTCGAAGCATGGGCGAAGTTTGTACACCGGAGGCACTGATGGCATGGTCTGTAGGATCAATGCCTCAGATGGCTCTGTTGTAGAGAAATTTAAATCTTCATCAAAAGCAATTTCTGCGTTAGCTGTGTCACCAG ATGGGGAGATTTTAGCAACAGCTGCTGGCCAGTTGAGGACCTTTGATGCTTCTGATAACAAGAAGATTCAAAAATTCTCTGGCCATCCA GTAGCTGTGAGGAGCATGGTTTTTAGTGGTGATAACCAATATGTTCTGTCATCTGGAGTTGGGGAACGCTATGTTGCCATTTGGAAGTTGGGTAGTGGTAAAACTCAGAGTTCAAGCTGTATACTCTCTATGGAGCATCCAGCGATCTTTGTGGACTGTAAATGTTCAGACATTAATGATACAGAAGGAGAAATACATGTGTTGGCTATTTCTGAGATTGGTGTCTGCTACTTTTGGTCTGGGACTAATATGGATGACCTGCGTAATAAGAAGCCCACTAAAATTGCATTGTCTGATTCCTCTCTTTCAAGATCTAAGCAAGGTTTTGCAATATTTGCCGCAAAACTGCAAGGAATAGATGGCCCTAATTCTGCACATGTTCTGCTGGCTTATGGATCTGTGGTGAAACCGTCTTTTGACAAACTGTTGGTTCGTTATGGCATGGATATTAGTTTGGGTGTATCTGATGATGGAGTTCTCTTACCCATGATTCAACCCACAAAGCCTCAGAAAGGCCAATCTGCTAAAAAGCAAG GAATTATAACGGCTCTAGACCATGCTAATGCAGAAGATTCAATCCTTCCTCTCCCACAGCTCCATAcgcaggaaaagaaaaggaaacataATGCAACAGAATCCAGTGGTGACATCCAGTCTGCACCTCATAGTGACCTTAGTTCTACAAAATTGATTGAGAAAAGAG CTCCTGTGCAAAGAATTGAAGATGACAGTGTATGCATCGAAGACATGATGCGGAAGTGTGGAGTTATTGATTCTAGAGTTGATCAGGGCATGGAAGGTCATCCTAGCATACCCACTAGTATTTTATCTGATCTATTTGGCAGCAGCAGTAAAATCGATGCTAATTTACCCAACAAGAAG ATTCGAGCACATCTAAGATCCTTGAAGCCTGGAGATGCTTGCGAACTTTTAGAAAAATTAGTATCTTCATGGAAAACAAG ATCTGGTAGTGCAGAGGTTGTTTTGCGGTGGATATACTGCTTATTAATTATCCATGGTCGTTTTATCCCCTTTGagaaatctaaaaaaataattagcgaCCTTGAGAAG ATGTGTGGGGAAAGATACAAAGCAGCTGAAGATTTACTGAAGCTTTCTGGTCGTCTTCGATTGCTCATGGCTCAG ATCGTCAAGGATCCAAATGATGTTTCTGAGCTTCCATCAGAGGAGATGCAGGATTCAGCGGCTGCTCAGTCtgatgaagaggaggaagatgatgaaATTGATGAAACGGTGTATGGTGAAGACGCTGATTCGTCTCAAACAAGTGATGACGACGCTGAATAG
- the LOC127766116 gene encoding pathogenesis-related protein 1-like has product MASTNSWTHEIESPVAAPRLFRAAVMDWHTLAPKIASHIVASAHPVDGDGSVGSVRQFNFTSAMPFSHMKERLEFLDVDKCECKSTLVEGGGIGKAIETATSHIKVEPAANGGSVVKVESTYKLLPGVEVKDEITKAKESLTGIFKTAEAYLIANPDAYN; this is encoded by the exons ATGGCATCCACCAACAGCTGGACCCACGAGATCGAgtcgccggtggccgcgccgcgcctgtTCCGCGCCGCCGTCATGGACTGGCACACCCTTGCCCCCAAGATCGCCTCCCACATCGTCGCCAGCGCCCAccccgtcgacggcgacggcagcgtcGGCAGCGTCAGGCAGTTCAACTTCACctcag CCATGCCATTCAGCCACATGAAGGAGAGGCTGGAGTTCCTGGACGTGGACAAGTGCGAGTGCAAGTCGACGctggtggagggcggcggcatcggcaagGCGATCGAGACGGCGACGTCGCACATCAAGGTGGagccggcggcgaacggcgggaGCGTCGTGAAGGTGGAGTCCACGTACAAGCTCCTCCCCGGAGTGGAGGTGAAGGACGAGATCACCAAGGCTAAGGAGTCCCTCACCGGCATCTTCAAGACCGCCGAGGCCTACCTCATTGCCAACCCGGACGCTTACAACTAA
- the LOC127768297 gene encoding probable pectinesterase/pectinesterase inhibitor 21: protein MSKGAIIGASTVLVVAVVAAVCVVSFKNGSSNAKEDGELSTSVKSIKSFCQPVDYRETCETTLEQTAGNATNPTDLAKAIFKATSERIEKAVRESAVLNDLKNDPRTSDALKDCEELLDYAIDDLKTTFDKLGGFQTSNFKRAVDDVKTWLSSALTYQETCLDGFENSTSTEASEKMRKALKSSQELTENILAIVDQFADTLANLDITGFSRRLLGDDGVPVWMSNAKRRLLEATPGSKEFKPDVTVAADGSGDFKTINEALAKVPVKSTGTYVMYVKAGTYKEYVSVARNVTNLVMIGDGATKTIITGNKSFMLNITTKDTATMEAIGNGFFMRGIGVENTAGSKNHQAVALRVQSDQSAFYECQFDGHQDTLYTHTSRQYYRDCTITGTIDFIFGNAQVVLQNCRIQVRRCMDNQQNIVTAQGRKEKHSAGGTVIHNCTIEPHEDFKADAAKFKTFLGRPWKEYSRTLYIQSDIGGFIDPQGWLPWLGDFGLNTCYYAEVENRGDGADMSKRAKWRGVKTVTYQQAQQKYTVERFIQGQTWLPKFGVPFIPGLLPQEQSGRIH from the coding sequence ATGAGCAAAGGCGCGATCATCGGCGCGTCGACCgtgctggtggtggcggtggtggcggcggtgtgcgTGGTGTCGTTCAAGAACGGGTCGAGCAATGCCAAGGAGGACGGCGAGCTGTCGACGTCGGTGAAGTCGATCAAGTCGTTCTGCCAGCCGGTGGACTACCGGGAGACGTGCGAGACCACGCTGGAGCAGACGGCGGGCAACGCGACGAACCCGACGGACCTCGCCAAGGCCATCTTCAAGGCGACGTCGGAGCGGATCGAGAAGGCGGTGAGGGAGTCCGCCGTGCTCAACGACCTCAAGAACGACCCGCGCACGTCCGACGCGCTCAAGGACTGCGAGGAGCTGCTCGACTACGCCATCGACGACCTCAAGACGACGTTCGACAAGCTCGGCGGGTTCCAGACGAGCAACTTCAAGCGCGCCGTGGACGACGTCAAGACGTGGCTCAGCTCGGCGCTGACGTACCAGGAGACGTGCCTCGACGGGTTCGAGAACTCTACGTCGACGGAGGCGTCGGAGAAGATGCGCAAGGCGCTCAAGAGCTCGCAGGAGCTGACGGAGAACATCCTCGCCATCGTGGACCAGTTCGCCGACACGCTGGCGAACCTGGACATCACCGGATTCAGCCGCCGGctgctcggcgacgacggcgtgccCGTGTGGATGTCCAACGCGAAGCGCCGGCTGCTGGAGGCGACCCCGGGCTCCAAGGAGTTCAAGCCGGacgtgacggtggcggcggacggcagcggcgacttCAAGACCATCAACGAGGCGCTGGCCAAGGTGCCGGTCAAGAGCACGGGGACGTACGTGATGTACGTGAAGGCCGGGACGTACAAGGAGTACGTGTCGGTGGCGCGCAACGTGACGAACCTGGTGATGATCGGCGACGGCGCCACCAAGACCATCATCACGGGGAACAAGAGCTTCATGCTCAACATCACCACCAAGGACACGGCCACCATGGAGGCGATCGGCAACGGGTTCTTCAtgcgcggcatcggcgtggaGAACACGGCCGGGTCCAAGAACCACCAGGCGGTGGCGCTCCGCGTGCAGAGCGACCAGTCGGCGTTCTACGAGTGCCAGTTCGACGGGCACCAGGACACGCTCTACACCCACACCAGCAGGCAGTACTACCGCGACTGCACCATCACCGGCACCATCGACTTCATCTTCGGCAACGCGCAGGTGGTGCTCCAGAACTGCCGGATCCAGGTGCGCCGGTGCATGGACAACCAGCAGAACATCGTGACGGCGCAGGGGCGCAAGGAGAAGCACTCCGCGGGCGGCACGGTGATCCACAACTGCACCATCGAGCCGCACGAGGACTTCAAGGCCGACGCCGCCAAGTTCAAGACGTTCCTCGGCCGCCCGTGGAAGGAGTACTCGCGGACGCTCTACATCCAGTCCGACATCGGCGGGTTCATCGACCCGCAGGGGTGGCTGCCGTGGCTCGGCGACTTCGGCCTCAACACCTGCTACTACGCCGAGGTGGAGaaccgcggcgacggcgccgacatGAGCAAGCGCGCCAAGTGGAGAGGGGTCAAGACGGTCACGTACCAGCAGGCGCAGCAGAAGTACACCGTCGAGAGGTTCATCCAGGGACAGACGTGGCTCCCAAAGTTCGGCGTGCCGTTCATCCCCGGCCTGTTGCCGCAGGAGCAGTCAGGGAGGATACACTGA
- the LOC127765726 gene encoding uncharacterized protein LOC127765726, producing the protein MDASAGSGNASGGAGAGASACCYYSLLGIRKNASATDVRAAYRRLAMKWHPDRCVSDPGEANRRFQRIQEAYSVLSDKGKRAMYDAGLFDPLDDDDQDFSDFMQEMLVMMDNVKNEKPDTLEDLQKMLQDIVSGDGGSRGGGVGGRVPSDGTRRTRVAPYPAQSRR; encoded by the exons ATGGAcgcctccgccggatccggcaaTGCctccggtggcgccggcgccggcgcgtccGCGTGCTGCTACTACTCCCTGCTCGGCATCCGGAAGAACGCGTCCGCCACCGACGTGCGCGCCGCCTACCGGAGGCTCGCCATG AAGTGGCACCCGGACCGGTGCGTGAGCGACCCCGGCGAGGCCAATCGGCGGTTCCAGCGGATCCAAGAGGCGTACTCCG TTCTGTCCGACAAGGGGAAGCGAGCCATGTACGACGCCGGGCTGTTCGATcccctcgacgacgacgaccag GATTTCTCCGATTTCATGCAGGAGATGCTGGTGATGATGGATAACGTGAAAAACGAG AAGCCGGACACACTCGAGGACCTGCAGAAGATGCTGCAAGACATcgtcagcggcgacggcggaagccgcggcggcggcgtcggtggccgcGTGCCGTCGGACGGCACACGGAGGACGCGCGTCGCGCCCTACCCGGCGCAGTCGCGCAGGTGA
- the LOC127768247 gene encoding uncharacterized protein LOC127768247 isoform X2 has translation MEAKLDRIAEQLKALPLLSQVVEGHQHRLEELSKQIAVAAALVEDVKKEQAAAAASRAARIDGDSGGFFRLAKLKFPTFSGTFPRLWITKCTHYFEFYGMPMKMWVSWASMHMEGMAELWMMTYEKRHERDWGRFCEAVEERFGPYDHKQKLTALLDLRQEGIMTVSEYRDQFEERLYHAKLFDPVSSNCFDVALFIRGLREEIRDRMWQQTPATVDAAAQSALVQEALYNLVMQRAQRDPYKE, from the coding sequence ATGGAGGCGAAGCTGGACCGCATCGCGGAGCAGCTGAAGGCGTTGCCCTTGCTCAGCCAGGTGGTCGAGGGGCACCAACATCGCCTCGAGGAGCTGTCCAAGCAGATCGCCGttgcggcggcgctggtggaggACGTGAAgaaggagcaggcggcggcggcggcgtcgcgcgccgCCAGGATCGACGGCGACTCGGGTGGGTTCTTTCGTCTGGCGAAGCTGAAGTTCCCCACTTTCAGCGGGACGTTCCCGCGCCTGTGGATCACCAAGTGCACGCACTACTTCGAGTTCTACGGCATGCCAATGAAGATGTGGGTTTCCTGGGCTTCGATGCACATGGAGGGGATGGCTGAGCTGTGGATGATGACCTATGAGAAGCGCCATGAGCGTGATTGGGGTCGGTTCTGTGAGGCCGTGGAGGAGAGATTTGGGCCCTATGATCACAAGCAGAAGCTCACGGCACTCTTGGATCTGAGGCAGGAGGGGATCATGACAGTGAGCGAGTACAGAGACCAGTTCGAGGAGCGCTTGTACCATGCCAAGCTGTTCGATCCAGTCTCCAGCAACTGCTTCGACGTGGCATTGTTCATAAGAGGCCTGCGAGAAGAGATCAGAGATAGGATGTGGCAGCAAACTCCTGCTACCGTGGATGCTGCTGCCCAATCGGCTCTGGTGCAAGAGGCGTTGTATAACTTGGTAATGCAGAGAGCTCAGAGGGACCCGTATAAAGAATGA